In the Deferribacter desulfuricans SSM1 genome, TCCTAAAATGGTTATCACACACATCACACAAATTATCCAAAATTATCGGAGCATCTTTTACAATCACTTTACAACTTTCAACCTTGCAATCAAGTATTCTCAAAGGATTCTTTTCAAGTCTTCTTTTACAATCTTCACATAGGTCTTCGTAATTATTTTTAAAATATTGGATTAATTTATCCCTATATTTTGGTCTACATTCTGGACAACCAATAGAATTTATCTCCATTCTTAAAAAATCTTTTAAATCAAAATCGTTTAAAAATTTATATAATAAAAAAATTATTTCAGCATCTAATAAGGGTGACTCTGAGCCAAAAGCTTCAATACCTATTTGATAAAACTGCCTAAATCTACCCTTTTGAGGTCGCTCTCTTCTAAACATCGGACCATAATAGTAATATTTCCTTATTGCAGGGGGCTCATAAAGCTTATTTTCAATAAACGCTCTTACCACCGAAGCCGTACCCTCTGGCCTCAATGAAAGATAAGAGCCATCCCTATCCTTAAAAGTAAACATCTCTTTTTCTACAATATCAGTAGTATCGCCTATCCCCCTAACAAATAATTCTGTTTTCTCAAGGATAGGTAATTTTATCTCTTCATAACCAAATGTGGGAAATAACTTTTTAAAACTATCTTCAATTAAATGCCAATATCTAATATCATCTCCAAAAATATCTCTAAAACCTTTTACTTTTTTAAACAAAACAACCCCCAATCTATAAAAATATGCTATAATATATTAGCTACAGGTTTATAAGACAGATTAACATTACTGTCAATATATTGTAGTGAGGGGATTATGATAAAATATAATATTAAAAACGTTTATAGAACCAGATTAAAAAAAGATGATGATCTTTACTTTGCCATTATGAGAGAGATTAATAAACTTGAAATAAACTCAGGAATAGTTATTGGTATTGGAGCTGTACAAAAGGCAAACATTGCATATTTCAATCAAAACAAAAAAGTTTATGAAAATTTCCATTTTAATGAGCCGATGGAAATTGTTTCATTGAAAGGTAATATTTCAATTAAAGATGATAAACCTTTTGGACATTTTCATATATCTTTAGGTCGTAGTGATTTTACTGTTGTAGGTGGACATCTCTTACCGGACACAATAATTTATGCATGTGAAATTGATATTATTGAATTTGAAGGTAAAACACTAATGAGAGGATTTGACCCAGATACAAATCTGTATTTATGGGATATTAATTGATACAATTATCAAGGTTGTCTTAATAATTTTTATTATACCTATGAACTAAACAAAGCCATTACACAATAAAAACCAACTTTTTGATAATGCTTAGCTACCCCCGCAATGACCCATTTCCCAGTCATTGCGAGGAGCAAAAGTGACGAAGCAATCTCATAAAATTTAATATTAGAAATTATATTACAAAATAACCACTAAATTTCTACAAATTCAGAAGCTGGAGCATGACATACAGGGCATGTCATAGGTGGCTCTTCTGCTTCTACTATATAACCACAAACTTTACATTTCCATTTTTTCATTATACACCTCACCTAAAAAGGCAGTCAAAATTGTTGACTACCAAACTTTTAATTAAAGAGCCACTACCTCTTTAACTTCAGGTATCATCTCTTTTAATCTCATTTCAATACCATGTTTCAATGTCATAGTGCTAAAAGGGCATGATCCACAAGCACCAGTCAATTGTACCTTTACAACACCATCTTCTGTAACATCCAATAACTCCACATCACCACCATCAGCCTGTAAACCAGGTCTAACTTGATTTAAAACTTCTTGAACTCTTTCCTTTAATGTCATGAAAATACCTCCTTTAACTAGCTATTTCAGTTTTTATTTTTTCTTTCATTTCATCTACTATTTTTGGATCTTTACCTATCCTCTGATAATAATCTTTTAACGCGGCTTCAATTGCCTCTTCAGCCATAACAGAACAATGAATTTTCGCTGGTGGTAAACCATCAAGAGCTTCAACTATAGCCTCATTTGTTAATCTTAAAACATCTTCAACCCTTTTACCTTTAATAAGTTCTGTAGCCATTGAGCTTGAAGCAATAGCAGCACCACAACCAAAGGTTTTAAATTTCACATCCTCTACGATACCCTCATCATTGATTTTCATATAAAGCTTCATTACATCACCACAAGCAGGGTTTCCAACTTCACCTACTGCGTTGGCATCTTCAATTTCACCCATATTTCTTGGGTTCATAAAATGATCCATTACTTTTTCACTATATGGTCCTTTAGCCATAATTTCCTCCTAATCTTACTTTTTGTTATAATATGGTGACATTTCACACAATCTATTTACTATCGCTGGAGTTATCTCCAATACATAATCCACGTCTTTTTCCTCGTTATATTTTGACATGGAAAATGTAAGTGAGCCAGCGCAAATATCGTTTGGAACCCCAACAGCAGTTAAAACATGAGAAGCTTCAAGCTCATCCTCATCTTCTGCCAATATATTGGAAGAACAAGCTGAACCACTAGCAGCTGCTACACCTTTTAATGAATATGATAGCAAAAGTGATTCACCTTCTATATATTCTATCCAAAAACTCACATGCCCAGGTAATCTCTGCTCTGGATGACCAGTAAAATGCAAGAAATCAAACATTTTAGCAAGCCCATCCCAAAGTTTTTTCCTCAACTGAATCATTTTTGGTGCATAAATATGCATCTCTTCTTTAGCAATTCTTGCCGCTTCACCCATCCCAACTATTGCTGGGACATTTTCACTACCACTCCTATATCCTCTTTCCTGAAATCCACCATCAAATAATGGTGTTAATTTCACACCATCTCTTATAAACAGGGCAGCAACACCTTTTGGACCATAAAAGTTTTGTGATGCTATACTTAAAAGATCGCATTTAAATTTTTCCACATCAACTTCAACATGACCACAACTTGCAACAGCATCAACATGAAATAACACACCCTTCTCTTTGCAAATCTCACCAATCTTTTCTATATCTTGAATAGTACCTATTTCAGGATTTGCATGCATGATTGAAACAAGCAAAGTGTCTTCACGTATTGCATTTCTTAAATCTTCCAATGAAACCAAACCTGTCTCATCAACTTTTAGTTTTGTAACTTCAAAACCTAAATTTGTAAGCTTTAATGCAGTATTTTGAACTGAATAATGCTCAATTTCACTAATTATAATATGTTTTTTACCTTCGTATTCTGAGTTAAAAGCAACCCCTTTGATAGCAAGGTTATTACTCTCTGTACCACATGATGTAAACACAATATTGTCACTTTTCGCATTTATCAGAGATGCAACATGCTCCCTCGCCTCTTCAATAGCTTCAAAAGACTCTCTACCCAAAGGGTAAAAATGCGCACTTGGATTGCCATATTTCTCTTCAATAAAAGGCAACATCTTTTCTACAACTCTTTTATCAGGTTTTGTCCCTGCTACATTATCCATATAAATCATTTCACACTCCTCATCATAGTTCATCTATTATCTGTTTTATAATTATTTTCAAATAATCACCAACCAGAGTTGTTTTAACACCATTCTTCATTACCACAACTTTCTCTTCTTCAAGAGCATCATGCAAGCTGTAAACATGTTTCTTCACAAAAAAATCATCCTCTTCAAAGTCAATATCGCCAAAAATATCAATAATAAACCCTGTAGATACAGGCAGCTGTCTTAGTTCAAAAGGAAAATCTAACTTATTATCTAAAAAGGAAAAGTAATTTTTATAAAGTTCATCAGATCGTTCTAGAAAAAAAACATTAAATGCCAACATCCTATCAAAAACTTTATAATCATTTCTTACAAAAGAGAATATATCCCTCGTTTGGTTAAGTAAATCATCCACAGCAGCCTTCCCAAATATTGCTGCAGGTAAATTAATAACCGCATAATCAGGATTTCTCTCATCTAATAGATTTTCAAAACAATAAACAACAGGCTCTTCAATATGAACCACATTATTTACATTAACCACAGTGCCAGAAAAATCTATGACTTTACCTTTAAATTCTTTTATCTTATCTAATATTTTACTCGCATCATTTAATACAATTAAAACATCATCTTCAAAACTTTCGCTAATACCAGTAATTCTAACATTATCAATTTGTTCTAAAGTGTCTAAATAACCTTTATCAGTATAAATAGTAGTAAATAGTGAAAGATAATCTTTGTTTATCTTCTCTACTAACTCAGACAAAACCAAACTATCATTTGAATATATACCAATTCTTTTCATAAATCATACCTTTTTAGTCTTTTTTAAAAGATATACAGATTTAATAAAAAAGCAAGCACAATTTAAAATCAACACCCCAAAATAATCCAAAACTATTTAACTTTTTCATACATCAAATAATTATCTTCATTAACAGTAAAGTATAAGTTTTTTACTGGCTGCCTAAAACCACCAAATCTAGAAAAAGTTAGATTATCATATTTAATAGTTAGCGCTGCTGCATTTCCTATATCGATTAAAAAATATTTTTTAAATTTAATACTTTTCTTAGTTCCAGGATTTGCTATAAAATCTAAAACAGTCTTATTATCTATTTTTATATTTACCCAACAGATATCATTAAATTCTAAAACGGCTTCATGAAATGTTTCATTATCTACTACTTCTTTTTTATTTATCTGCTCCACAATCTTCTTAGGATCAATCTTATCTATCTTTTCCTCCACAATAGCTTTTATGTCTTTAGACTTATTGTCACTATTAATAGTCTCATTTTCTAATGGGACAACATTTGCTGTTTTATTTTCAACAGTAAGATTCTTTATCACTTGCTTTTTGTTTACATTTAAAAAGTAATATACCAGAGCTATTATCAAGATTACTACAATAATAAAAAATACAAAAAACTTATGTATATTTTTAAGATTTACCTCTTTTTGGATAATTTCATCACTTTCTATCTTAACATATTTTTTTTGAAAATCCTCTTTCTTGCAAGCTTCATCAAATAATGGTTTTAATTCATCAAAATTAAAACCCAAATATTCTGCATAACTTTTACTAAACCCATAGGCATGTACATAAGAGGGTAATTTATTAAATTCCCCTTTTTCGATTAATTCCAAGTAATGAGTTGTAACTTTGATTGCTTTAGAGACATCACTTAAGCTTAAATTTAAGCTTTCTCGTTTATCTCTTAAAACTTTGGAAAACTCACTCATTTATAAATACCTAAAGACTTCAAGTAAGTTGCAGCTTTTTTTGCTTCTTCACTTTTTGGAAATTTAATAATTATATCTTCAAAAACTGATGCAGCATCGTTATATTTTTTCTCATTATAGTAATGTTCTCCAAGTTTTAACATTAATACTCTACTTGCAGGGTTATTATCTACAGCTTTTTTCAATATTTTTTCAGCTTCTGCCATATTCATCTCTTTATTATATATTTCATAAAGCATAAGATAAGAATTTACAAAAAATCTATTTGCTCTAATAGAACTTTTAAAATACTTTTTCGCCTCTTCATAATCATTCATATTATAATAGGCCAGGCCGATATTATAATAAACAAGCGGGATATTAGGATATGTAGGGTCATTTAATATCTTCTTCCAATTTAATATTGCATTTTCTAAATCACCTTTCGCAGCAAGTATTGAAGCATAAGTATTTAAATACTCAGAATTATTGGGTGAGATGGAAAGAGCTTTTATTATATATTGCTCTGCTTTTCCTATCATATTTTTCTTTAAATAAAATGCTGAAATTGCATAATATATTCTATCATCTTTTGGATTATATTTTAACGCCTCTTCAAACTCGCCCAATGCTCTAAAATCATTTTCACTGGATAAATATGCCAACCCAAGTTTATAATGAGACTCAGCAATCTTAGATTTATCAACTCTTTGTGCACAACCTAATATCAAAGAAACAAATATTATTAAACTAACAATTTTTTTCATAAATAATCCTCAACCCTTCTAATGTTAAATTTGGTTCATATACCTTTAAATATTTAGATTCTCTAACAAAAATACTACCTAACCCACCGGTAGTTATTACTGATAAATTTTTTATATCACAACCAAGTTCATCAATAATTTTCTCTATTATACCATCAACCATAGATAAATAACCGTAATATATACCAGACTGAATAGATCTAATAGTATTTGTCCCAACAACTCTATCAGGTTTCTCTATCTCCACTTCAGGGAGTTTAGCGGTTCCAGTGTGTAATGCTTTTATCGATAATTTTATCCCTGGGCAAATTAATCCACCCACATAGCAAGAGTTTTTATCAACCACATCAAAAGTAGTAGCTGTCCCAAAATCAACAACTATAACCGGCGCTCCATATTTATTAATTGCCGCAGCAGCATTTACAATCCTGTCTGCCCCAACCTCCCTAGGGTTATCAATATGAATCTTTACCCCTGTTTTAACTCCTGGTCCAACTACTATAGGTTCTGAATTAATATATTTTCTACAAAGCTTGCTAAATGTATATATTAATGAGGGAACAACACTGGAAATAATCACTCCCCTAACACCTTTTATATCAATATTATTTTTCTCCATTAAAAGCATAATAATGGATGCATATTCATCTGTAGTTTTGAAATGGTCCGTTGCTAATCTAAAATTTGCAATAAGTGTTTCATCTTTAAAAACACCTAAAACTATATTTGTATTTCCTATATCAATTGCCAAAATCATAACCTATTTCCCCATAATAAACTTTTTTAAGCACACCCTTTTTGTCTTCTATAATTAGTGCACCATCATCTGTTATACCTTTTTCAATAAACTTTTCAATACTATTATTGTAATGAAATGAGATTTCTTTATTGTAGTATGCTGAATATTTATCCCATAACTTGTTTATATCGCCATCCCAGTTTTTCCACTTTATAAAGTGTCTCAAAAATCTTTTTAAAAATTCTAATTTATCTATCTTTTTCCCTGTCTCAAGAAACAATGTCGTAGCTCTATTTTTTATCTCATCTGCTATCTTATCAGCATTTAAATTTATACCAACCCCTAAAACAATTCTATTCAATTTATTCCCCTCCATTTTAGCCTCTAAAAGTATACCCGAAATCTTCTTCCCATTATACAAAATATCATTTGGCCACTTAACCTTTACATTAACAGAATAAACATCTTTCATTGTATCACACAAAGCATAAGCTGTAATTATATTTAAGCGAAATAAAGTTCTTATATTTTCATTATTATCTAACACAATAGTAAAATACAAATTTCCTTCATTATCTGATATCCAAGTTCTACCTTGTCTACCCTTTCCTTTTAATTGTTTATTAGCAATAATAATAGAATAAATATCTAAACTACTATCTAAAGCAAACTGGTTTGTAGAAGTTAGAATTTCATAGATGTAAAGCCTAAATATTATATCATCAACAACAACTTCTTGATAAGAAAAATCAGTATTATTTTTTCCCATTTATAGCTAAATTAACTGTATCTATTAATTTCTCAATATCAGAGCTTTTTTCAATTAAATACAAGTTACTATGTAAATCTTCTATACCATCATAATTATCTATATTTGCTGAATAAACTATGACAGGAATATCACTTTTATTTGAAATAACCTCTAACACTTTGTCACCTTTAAGTTTAGGCATATTTAAATCCAAAATAACAAGGTCAATCTGGTTCTCATCAAAAGATATCAGCGCTTCTTCCCCATCCACTGCAGTTATAACATTGAGTCCAATATCATTTAACTCATCTCTAAGTAAAAGTCTAACTGATGAATCATCATCAACTACTAATACAGTTTTCATAAAAAATCACCTTCGATTAAATCAGTTAATTATATTATACCATATTGTATATTTTTTTATCTATAAAAAAATTGGTAATTTTTTTATCAAGCTTACCTTTATCCGCTTCTTCTTTAATAATTTTCAAGGCAATGTCAATAGGAACTGCTTTTTTATACGGTCTATCTTTAGCAGTCAATGCATCATAAATATCAGCAATTGCCATTATTTTTCCAAATATATGTATTTCATCAGATTTAAGACCAAAAGGGTAACCAGTGCCGTCCAACTTTTCGTGATGTAAACAAGCAATTTTAGGTACATCTTTCAACTCTTTTGTCCATGGAATTTTAGTTAAATATTCATAAGTATGTAATACATGAGACTCAATCTCTCTGCGCTCTTCATCAGTCAGGGTACCCTTTTTCACAGAAAGTTGTTTAAATTCTACATCATCAATTAATTGATATTCTTCTCCATAACAATCTTTAAACTTTAATCTATAATATTTTTCTATCTTTTCAGATAAATCATCTTCCAATAGTGAAGGCTCATTAGATTTACTAATATCTTCGATTAAATCGCTGTACTCTGATTGTGTTAGATTGTTTAAACATGCATATAGTTTAGCTTTGTATAATAATTTTTCAAATTGATCATTATACAACTTTTTAGGTTTCATTAAAACAGCTTCTCTCACCCCAATTTTTCCGAAATCGTGTAAAAGTGTGGCATATTTTAATAATTTCCAGTCAACATCGCTCATTTTAAAATCGGGAAAGAGTGTGTCATCCTTATCCATTTCCTCAGCAATTTTCCAAGTAATTCGGTATACCCTCTCAGTATGACCCTTTGTAATAGGGTCCCTTGATTCAACAGCCTGTATACTGGCTCTTATAAAACCTTCAAACATGTTTTCAATACTTTCGTACAAAAGACTATTTTCTAAAGCTACTCCAATAATACCACTTAATGAATGTATAATTTCCAAATCACTTTCATTAAACGCAATAACATCACTTTCAAAATCACCTACTTTTTTACCAAAAGGGGTTTGCTTCTTGTTTATAAGCTGCAAAACAGAGATCAAATTATTTTTTGCATCAAAAATTGGTACTAACAACATACTTTTAGTTCTATAACCAGAAATTTTATCAAAATCTTTATTAAATCTAAAAGGGTATTTTTCATCAAGCATGTAAACATCATCAATTTTAAAAATCTCTTTTTTCAAAGCACAGTATCCCGCAATACTATTTTCATCCACAGGGATCGCGAACTCATTAAAAGCCACATTTATGGTATCATTTTGAGTATATTTAAAAATCAACTCATCTTTATCTTCATCATATAAATACACACTACCTGCATCAGCATTAACCACTTCTCTAATCAAATTAAGCATTTCATCAATTAATTCATTAAAATTCTTTTTGCTTACAAGTAAAGAAGTAATCTCTAAAAGTTTTTTAATATCCAATTTTGCCCCTTTTATACTGGAATGCTAAATACATTATACCAGAAAACAAGAAAAATATAAATGAAACATATAAAAATATTCTTTTCTCCAATACGAAATATACAGAAATTATTATTAATGAGAGCAGTAAAAACAATATTGTAAGAAATCTTATCTTTTTATCCTTAACAAAGAGAAAAAATAATCCAAAAGACGCCCATGCATAATGAGCAAAATGAGCATGTAATAGTAATATTACTCTGTCACCACCACTTTTAAATACAGTTAGTAAATACCAAAAACCAAAAATACCAGTAAGCAATAACCCCATAAAATTAAAAAAAAGATATTTTTCATTTATATAACCTGACTTTATAAAATAATACACAATTAAACATAATAGTATTGATGCACTAAATATTTCCACAAATTTTGATTTCAATAACATGCCAAAAAACAGTAGTAAAACACCACCCACAAGAACCAAAACAGAAAATATAACTTCTGTCTTTTTTACTTTTAAGTATTTTATAAACTCAGAAAAAAGTATTAATGACAATGGAAAAGAAAACGACAGATAATTATATGAAAATTTCGTTTGCATAATAAAAAATTTTTCAAAGTTTAGTGAATAAATAAAATAAATCCAATCTAAAAACAAAATCATAAAAGAGCTTTTAACAAAAAATCTTTCTAGACCTGCATAAGGTGAATTGTATCTCAGCATCAATGGTATAGTAAATATCAAAAATATAAATGAAATAATTGTAATCAAAATAGTATTTTTCAAAAAAATAGAAATCATCAAAACCAAAGAAAGATAAAAATAAATTTTATCTAGTACATCGAAAACGGAAGGGAAATTTCTTTTATTAACTACAACTGCTAAATATCCTGTGATAGCAAAACCTAAGATACCTACGAGACCGTGGATATAAACACCATCATTTACTCTAAAATAATCATTATAGAATAATGAAGTAACTGCCGTCAGAAAAAAGTAAAAAACAAACAGTTTTTTTAACATAAACTCTTTTTAACACAATAATATTAATATTACAACTTTATTGGCACTTTTCACATATGTAATACAGTGTTGTTTCAAATTTTTTTGGTTTTATCCCAATAGCTTTTTCAAAAAAATTTATTATATCATTTTCATCGATTTCGATATCTTTTATTGAGTTACATATTTCACATACCAAATGTATATGGTCAGTTTCATTAAACTCATACAATATTTTACTTCCAGAAAGTTTAACAGTTTTTATTATATTATTTTTCAATAAAAGATTTATATTGCTATAAACAGTGGCCAATGAAATACTTGGTAGTTCTTTTTTTATTTCATCATAAATTTCATCAATTGTTGTATGCCCACTATCAATCAATATCTCTAAAATCTTTACCCTTTGCGGAGTGGCCTTTAAATCATTCTTTTTCAAAACTTCTAAAATATATTCTTTCTGTTTTTTCATATAGCTATATTAAACATTATGAAAACAATTTCAACAATAAATTTTTATCAATAATTTTTATTAATTAATATTTTTATTTGACAAAAATATTTTTTTACTATACTCTAATCTTACAATCTGCTATAATTAAATGAATAAAACAAGGAGGAAAAAATGACTAAAAAAAGTTTAGAAGGAACAAAAACACTAGAAAACTTAATGAAATCTTTTGCAGGGGAATCTCAAGCACGAAACAGATATACCTTTTATGCATCAGTTGCTAGAAAAGAAGGGTATCGCCAAATAGAAGCACTTTTCATCGAAACTGCTGACAATGAAAGAGAACATGGTAAGAGGTTTTATAAACATGTTATTGAAAACCTTAATCTTAGCGAACCACTGATGGTTGACATTAAAGCATCATACCCTGCTCAACTAGGCAACACATATCAGAATTTATTAGCAGCTGCTGCAGGAGAGCATGAAGAATTTGTGGTACTTTACCCAGAATTTGCTGAAATCGCTGAAGAAGAAGGTTTCCCTGAAATAGCTCATCAGTTTAGAACGATAGCTGAAGTGGAAAAATGGCATGAAAAAAGATTTTTAAAACTAGCTGAAAATGTTGAAAAAAATAAAGTTTTTAAAAGAGATACCAAGGTATATTGGAAATGTAGAAACTGTGGTTACATTTTTGAGGGTTTTGAAGCACCTGCAACTTGCCCAGCATGTACACATCCACAAGAGCACTTTGAACTTTTTGTTGAAAACTATTAAACAAATAAAGTTTGCTGCACAGAAGTTAAACTTGTTAATATTATCTTCTTAGCTTTTGCTCCTCGCAATGACCCGGAAATTGGTCATTGCGAGCGTAGCAAAACATTCTTGTATTTTGAGTAGCTATAATGTATCAAACCTCAATATTCTCAAATCATTAAAGAGAGAGTACCCCTTTTTAACAAATTTTGAGCTACTTATTTTAATAATCATAAAATTAGTTTGACATAAATATCAAATATTGTTTAAATATTCATATGAAAAACCTTTATTTAAAAAAATCTTGCGATAAACGAGCTCAAAACGGTTATTTATGGATATTTTCAAATGAAATAGAAGATATAGGCAATTATTCTCCAGGAGAAGTTGTACGTATCTTTAATAGCTCAAAAGAATTTATCGGTATAGGATACATAAATCCACATTCTTTAATTTCAGTTAGAATCTTGAGTAGAAAAGATATTAATATTGATGAAAGTTTCATAGAAAATAGGATAAAATCTGCGTTGGCTCTCAGAGAAAAATTGTACCACAAGCCGTTTTATCGTCTACTGTATAGTGAAGGTGATTTTTTACCAGGAATTATAATTGACAGGTACAATGATATATTTTCCATACAACTAAATACATATTGGGCTGAAAAAAATAAGGATTTAATAATAAATACCTTGTACAATTTATTTGGTAATAACATAAATATCGTATTGAAAAATGATAATAAAATGAGACTACTTGAAACACTCCCTTTAAAAGTTGAATCTTTAAACAAAGATTTCAACGGAGATATTATTTTAGAAGAAAATGACATAAAAATGTATGTTAATATACTCAAAGGTCAAAAAACTGGTTATTACTTTGATCAAAGAGAAAATAAAAAGAAAATATCTTTCGTCTCAAAAGATAGTTATGTTGTTGATGCTTTTTCGTATATAGGTGGATGGGGGCTTAACGCCTTAAAACATGGAGCTAAAAAAGTTGATTTTGTCGATTGCTCCTCATATGTTCTGGAATGTGCAAAACAAAATGTATCCCTAAACAAATTTTCTGCACAAACAGACTTCATAAAAATGGATGTAATAGATTTTTTAAAAAATTTATCACAAGAAAAAGAGAAACCTGATGTCTTAGTTATAGATCCACCAGCTTATGTTAAATCTAAGAAAAAAATCAATGAAGCTATCAAAGGTTATATCAACTTAAACAAATGGGCCTTTAAATCTATTAAAAAGGGCGGTTTTATCTTTACATGTAGCTGTTCTCAGCATATAGATTTTGAAAAATTTATATGGATTATAAATGCTGCAGCAAGATCTGCTGGTAAAAAATTTAAAATTCTATCACCATTATCTCAAGGGTTTGACCATCCCATAAATCCAAAAATGTCAGAAACAAATTATCTGAAAGGGCTTTTTATTCAGGTATTATGATAAAATACCTTATCCCTTATCTAAAAAAAGGGAAGATTGGGCAGTATATAGTCTTTGAAAGAGAAATTGGTGAAAATAAAGCTAAATATAAATCCATTGATATAATACAAAACCAAACGATAAAAGATGCACTAAACAAAAATGGAATTGAAAATCTATATTTACATCAAGCTAAAGCGTACCGTCTCTTAAAAAATGGTGAAAATATACTTATCACAACCCCAACTGCTTCAGGCAAAACATTATGCTATAATTTACCTATTTTAGAAGATATTTTAGAAAATAGAGCCAAAGCACTTTATCTTTTCCCAATGAAAGCATTAGGGTATGACCAAAAAGAAAAATTACTTGAGATTGCAAAATTCATTCCTGATTTTAAACTCAACGTACAAATTTTAGATGGTGATACCAGTAAAGTTAAACGCAGGAGAATCTTATCTTCGGAACCAGATATAATTATTACCAATATTGATATTGTTCATTACTATCTGTTGCCTAAAATGGATGAGTGGTATAATTTTATCTCTAACCTAAAATATATCGTGATAGATGAGCTTCATGTTTATCGAGGAGTTTTTGGCGCACATTTCAAAAACATCTTTGACAGATTAAAGAGATTTATACCTGATGTCCAAGTCATTGCATCTTCAGCAACTGTTGGTAACCCTCTCGAATTTACAAATGACCTTCTAAATATAAATTTTAATCACATTACAGAAAGTGGAGCTCCTACTGCAAAAAAGTACTTTTTACTAATCAACCCAGAGGATATCCCACCTGCTAATATTGCAACATACTTAATTAAAACATTAATTGAATCTGGAATAAAAACTCTTTGTTTTACAAAATCAAGAATGCAAACAGAATCAAT is a window encoding:
- the hisS gene encoding histidine--tRNA ligase, which gives rise to MFKKVKGFRDIFGDDIRYWHLIEDSFKKLFPTFGYEEIKLPILEKTELFVRGIGDTTDIVEKEMFTFKDRDGSYLSLRPEGTASVVRAFIENKLYEPPAIRKYYYYGPMFRRERPQKGRFRQFYQIGIEAFGSESPLLDAEIIFLLYKFLNDFDLKDFLRMEINSIGCPECRPKYRDKLIQYFKNNYEDLCEDCKRRLEKNPLRILDCKVESCKVIVKDAPIILDNLCDVCDNHFRKLKSYLNQFGVEYNVNPYIVRGLDYYVRTAFEMVTDKLGASSAVGAGGRYDGLIKELGGPDIPGIGFAIGVDRLVELIKMKNELKKDEVDIYIITFEEFTEVGINISNELRDAGFKVNLGYDLGSIKSEMKKANRLNSRYVLIIGEDEISSGKFTLKDMNSGEQFKINRDEIIKFLQEN
- a CDS encoding PPC domain-containing DNA-binding protein gives rise to the protein MIKYNIKNVYRTRLKKDDDLYFAIMREINKLEINSGIVIGIGAVQKANIAYFNQNKKVYENFHFNEPMEIVSLKGNISIKDDKPFGHFHISLGRSDFTVVGGHLLPDTIIYACEIDIIEFEGKTLMRGFDPDTNLYLWDIN
- a CDS encoding rubredoxin-like domain-containing protein; the protein is MKKWKCKVCGYIVEAEEPPMTCPVCHAPASEFVEI
- a CDS encoding NifU family protein codes for the protein MTLKERVQEVLNQVRPGLQADGGDVELLDVTEDGVVKVQLTGACGSCPFSTMTLKHGIEMRLKEMIPEVKEVVAL
- the nifU gene encoding Fe-S cluster assembly scaffold protein NifU, encoding MAKGPYSEKVMDHFMNPRNMGEIEDANAVGEVGNPACGDVMKLYMKINDEGIVEDVKFKTFGCGAAIASSSMATELIKGKRVEDVLRLTNEAIVEALDGLPPAKIHCSVMAEEAIEAALKDYYQRIGKDPKIVDEMKEKIKTEIAS
- a CDS encoding cysteine desulfurase family protein, whose protein sequence is MIYMDNVAGTKPDKRVVEKMLPFIEEKYGNPSAHFYPLGRESFEAIEEAREHVASLINAKSDNIVFTSCGTESNNLAIKGVAFNSEYEGKKHIIISEIEHYSVQNTALKLTNLGFEVTKLKVDETGLVSLEDLRNAIREDTLLVSIMHANPEIGTIQDIEKIGEICKEKGVLFHVDAVASCGHVEVDVEKFKCDLLSIASQNFYGPKGVAALFIRDGVKLTPLFDGGFQERGYRSGSENVPAIVGMGEAARIAKEEMHIYAPKMIQLRKKLWDGLAKMFDFLHFTGHPEQRLPGHVSFWIEYIEGESLLLSYSLKGVAAASGSACSSNILAEDEDELEASHVLTAVGVPNDICAGSLTFSMSKYNEEKDVDYVLEITPAIVNRLCEMSPYYNKK
- a CDS encoding helix-turn-helix domain-containing protein; translated protein: MSEFSKVLRDKRESLNLSLSDVSKAIKVTTHYLELIEKGEFNKLPSYVHAYGFSKSYAEYLGFNFDELKPLFDEACKKEDFQKKYVKIESDEIIQKEVNLKNIHKFFVFFIIVVILIIALVYYFLNVNKKQVIKNLTVENKTANVVPLENETINSDNKSKDIKAIVEEKIDKIDPKKIVEQINKKEVVDNETFHEAVLEFNDICWVNIKIDNKTVLDFIANPGTKKSIKFKKYFLIDIGNAAALTIKYDNLTFSRFGGFRQPVKNLYFTVNEDNYLMYEKVK
- a CDS encoding tetratricopeptide repeat protein: MKKIVSLIIFVSLILGCAQRVDKSKIAESHYKLGLAYLSSENDFRALGEFEEALKYNPKDDRIYYAISAFYLKKNMIGKAEQYIIKALSISPNNSEYLNTYASILAAKGDLENAILNWKKILNDPTYPNIPLVYYNIGLAYYNMNDYEEAKKYFKSSIRANRFFVNSYLMLYEIYNKEMNMAEAEKILKKAVDNNPASRVLMLKLGEHYYNEKKYNDAASVFEDIIIKFPKSEEAKKAATYLKSLGIYK